A part of Chanodichthys erythropterus isolate Z2021 chromosome 4, ASM2448905v1, whole genome shotgun sequence genomic DNA contains:
- the leg1.1 gene encoding liver-enriched gene 1, tandem duplicate 1 codes for MNFIGSVGAVVVLAVLGQAAVVTENGLPIQWEKAPSELSQLPTVDGVIQVNPWDYLQRMALYKLLINSTDPYMSSMGPGDKENPLWSLPLQLGWKLKSGRLTDPSPATTSTCGLESSEPVCISPLSWYGCINYYLSVLPFLAAVQTGVVGKGEVQVQVQVPAEMAQDYCSSYTDCSTKHPDAMAKWHTFFQSLQQISESEDTDFNKKDQILGLMWAAEEESLKTTYVACSERQKLYSSPEVRFGLSWISSAAYVAAARFHANIERSEKFMAPLPSRVLQESDSPPNIADLSAEENHTLYVFGWMSSVNQLLGGSLVSLWRSAMCSAPAREKGQALLHDLVLDPKFPGTSLMSILSEMATSC; via the exons ATGAATTTCATCGGATCGGTGGGTGCTGTAGTTGTGTTGGCTGTGCTCGGCCAGGCAGCAGTAGTGACTGAGAATGGACTTCCTATTCAGTGGGAGAAAGCCCCAAGCGAGCTCTCCCAGCTGCCCACAGTCGACGGGGTGATCCAGGTAAATCCATGGGACTACTTGCAGAGGATGGCTTTGTACAAGCTGCTGATCAATTCTACGGATCCCTACATGAGCTCCATGGGCCCTGGAGACAAGGAGAATCCTCTGTGGAGTCTTCCTCTGCAGCTGGGCTGGAAACTCAAATCAG GCCGGTTGACTGACCCAAGCCCTGCCACTACCAGCACGTGTGGACTGGAGAGTTCAGAACCGGTTTGCATCTCTCCTCTCAGCTGGTATGGAT GTATAAACTACTATCTGTCCGTGCTTCCGTTCCTGGCAGCAGTTCAGACAGGTGTGGTTGGGAAGGGTGAGGTTCAGGTGCAGGTGCAGGTTCCAGCGGAGATGGCTCAGGATTACTGCTCCAGCTACACAGACTGCTCCACCAAACACCCTGATGCCATGGCCAAATGGCACACATTCTTCCag TCTCTGCAGCAGATCAGTGAATCTGAGGACACTGATTTTAACAAGAAGGATCAGATTCTGGGACTGATGTGGGCAGCAGAGGAGGAGTCTCTAAAAACCACATACGTCGCCTGCAGTGAAAG GCAGAAGCTGTACTCCTCTCCCGAGGTTCGCTTTGGACTGAGCTGGATCAGCTCGGCAGCATATGTAGCAGCTGCTCGTTTCCACGCCAACATCGAGAGGTCAGAGAAGTTCATGGCTCCCTTGCCGAGCCGGGTTCTGCAGGAGTCCGACAGCCCGCCCAACATCGCCGATCTCAGCGCTGAGGAGAACCACACGCTCTATGTTTTCGGCTGGATGAGCAGTGTGAATCAACTGCTTG GCGGTTCGCTGGTGAGTCTCTGGCGCAGTGCAATGTGTTCAGCTCCGGCTCGGGAGAAAGGTCAAGCCCTTCTCCATGACCTCGTTCTCGACCCCAAGTTCCCTGGTACCAGTCTGATGTCAATCCTGTCCGAGATGGCCACCAGCTGCTGA